The proteins below are encoded in one region of Anguilla anguilla isolate fAngAng1 chromosome 3, fAngAng1.pri, whole genome shotgun sequence:
- the LOC118222205 gene encoding gamma-aminobutyric acid receptor subunit alpha-4-like → MSFLVVLFFLTCVCRACGNQQVYSDNITRILDRLLDGYDNRLRPGFGGPVTEIKTDIFVTSFGPVSDVEMEYTMDIFFRQMWVDKRLVFEGPIEILRLNNLMVNKIWTPDTFFRNARKSFAHNMTTPNKMFRIMQNGTVLYTMKLTISAECPMRLMDFPMDGHACPLKFGSYGYPVSELLYTWKKGATFSVEVPKESSSLLQYDLVSQRASSERLRFKTGEYSVQVIHFLLERKLGYYLIQTYIPLIMTVVLSQVVFWINKESVPARTVAGITTVLTMTTLSISARSSLPKVSYATAMDWFIAVCFAFVVFALIEFAAVNYFATLHANREKRKRAALEAAAAGSDEELTSLQSDYGSGLKKRCSVSRSEQPEHPRVPIFLQQGSAIPPDHILTGTSIIDQYARILFPLSFAAFNLFYWIVYLTKDTMEPSREDSE, encoded by the exons ATGTCGTTCCTtgtcgttttgttttttctgacgTG tgtATGCAGGGCATGTGGAAATCAGCAAGTATATTCGGATAACATCACGCGCATTTTGGACAGACTACTAGACGGCTATGACAACCGGCTGCGACCAGGATTTGGAG GTCCTGTGACTGAGatcaaaacagacatttttgtcACCAGCTTTGGCCCAGTTTCAGATGTTGAAATG GAGTACACCATGGACATTTTCTTTCGGCAAATGTGGGTGGACAAGAGGCTGGTATTTGAAGGGCCAATTGAGATCCTCCGGCTGAACAACCTCATGGTAAACAAGATTTGGACCCCAGACACTTTCTTCCGGAATGCAAGAAAGTCTTTTGCTCACAACATGACCACTCCAAACAAGATGTTCCGCATCATGCAGAATGGCACAGTTCTCTACACCATGAA ACTTACTATCAGTGCAGAGTGTCCCATGAGACTGATGGATTTTCCCATGGATGGACATGCCTGTCCTCTGAAATTTGGCAGCT ATGGCTACCCTGTCAGTGAACTTCTTTATACTTGGAAGAAGGGAGCAACTTTTTCTGTAGAAGTACCGAAAGAATCATCAAGCTTACTTCAGTATGATCTTGTGAGCCAGAGAGCATCCAGCGAAAGACTCCGGTTTAAAACTG GTGAATACTCTGTCCAGGTTATCCATTTCCTTCTGGAAAGGAAACTAGGCTACTACCTCATTCAAACATACATCCCACTGATCATGACTGTTGTGTTGTCACAAGTTGTATTCTGGATCAACAAAGAGTCTGTCCCTGCACGTACTGTGGCAG GCATAACAACTGTTCTTACCATGACCACTCTCAGCATCAGCGCTCGATCCTCTCTGCCCAAGGTGTCGTATGCCACAGCTATGGACTGGTTCATCGCTGTGTGTTTTGCCTTTGTTGTCTTCGCACTTATTGAGTTCGCCGCCGTCAATTACTTCGCCACCCTGCACGCTAACCGGGAAAAGCGCAAGAGAGCTGCACTGGAGGCAGCGGCTGCAGGGAGCGATGAGGAGCTCACTTCG CTCCAGTCTGACTACGGCAGTGGACTGAAGAAAAGATGCTCTGTATCTCGCAGCGAGCAGCCTGAGCACCCTCGAGTCCCCATCTTCCTCCAGCAGGGCTCTGCCATCCCTCCCGACCATATTCTGACAGGCACCAGCATAATCGACCAGTATGCTCGCATTCTCTTCCCTCTTTCCTTTGCTGCCTTCAACCTGTTCTACTGGATCGTCTATCTTACCAAGGACACCATGGAACCATCCAG GGAGGACAGTGAATGA
- the LOC118222204 gene encoding ankyrin repeat domain-containing protein SOWAHA-like: MIGWILGFIICCVITMALTQENVLKFLVEQGGKAKNSDLLNAFKCILNSCDVTEKKHKRELFKMFVNNVAVVKEIEGMKYIVIKKKYQHLLKGDIAPQKSKLGESSDCWKTFSRLDFRGCSHREVGETLHSDLDNNNISIVSSTSDDRLNSNSFNSPTELPLPRQLCPLEHKTSAVFAVVAVKSQANAQGAELLRRQDGSYFKILNQGTVESTMKPYMLPLRMPPIQLNTEVPVADCREMYMGKVASEVDPYRSLRTKKREVEECAAPGSPQMRRGYRSTKPGDQPKYSETIPLDRAEHEWLVNLAAGHWTQVYGLLLKDSQLSEKKDFISGFTALHWAAKSGKSEMVCKIIKISKRAGVHIDVNRKTHGGYTPLHIAAIHGQECVMTLLVCDYGADTNIRDNSGKKPYHYLLKGASPELRKMLGEPWVLQESNAERNEDYHFPEVQRGFDSLSRLLHPYVGHKKKHKRPLFSSIREYHLWKEDENEENTFRPRPLSDMFL, from the coding sequence ATGATAGGCTGGATACTGGGCTTTATCATTTGTTGCGTGATAACGATGgctttgactcaagaaaatgttttgaagttCTTGGTGGAACAAGGCGGCAAGGCAAAGAATTCGGATTTGTTGAATGCGTTTAAATGTATTCTAAACAGTTGTGATGTTAcggaaaagaaacacaaaagggAACTTTTCAAGATGTTCGTTAACAACGTTGCGGTCGTGAAAGAAATCGAGGGCATGAAGTACATTGTGATTAAGAAAAAGTACCAGCACTTACTGAAAGGAGACATTGCGCCACAGAAATCAAAGCTTGGGGAAAGTTCGGATTGCTGGAAAACTTTCTCCCGACTGGATTTCCGTGGCTGTTCTCATCGCGAAGTGGGTGAAACCCTCCATTCCGATCTGGACAACAACAATATTTCAATTGTTTCAAGTACTAGTGACGACCGTTTGAACAGTAACTCTTTCAATTCGCCCACCGAATTGCCTTTACCACGACAGTTATGTCCTCTTGAGCACAAGACTAGTGCCGTTTTTGCCGTTGTAGCAGTCAAATCCCAAGCAAATGCACAGGGAGCTGAACTACTGCGCAGACAAGATGGATCATACTTCAAAATATTGAATCAAGGAACAGTGGAATCCACAATGAAGCCCTACATGTTGCCTTTAAGGATGCCACCAATCCAGTTAAACACAGAAGTCCCAGTAGCAGACTGCAGGGAAATGTATATGGGTAAAGTGGCTTCAGAAGTGGACCCTTACAGATCTCTCAGAACAAAAAAGAGGGAAGTAGAGGAATGTGCGGCACCAGGATCACCCCAGATGAGGAGAGGGTACAGAAGCACAAAACCGGGTGATCAGCCCAAATACTCAGAAACCATCCCGCTGGACCGTGCAGAGCACGAGTGGCTTGTAAATTTAGCAGCAGGGCACTGGACTCAAGTCTATGGTCTCCTGCTGAAAGATAGTCAACTGTCTGAGAAGAAAGACTTCATTTCTGGCTTTACAGCTCTTCACTGGGCTGCTAAAAGTGGCAAGAGTGAGATGGTttgtaaaataatcaaaatatcCAAGAGAGCGGGTGTACACATTGATGttaacagaaaaacacatgGTGGTTACACACCTTTACACATTGCTGCCATACACGGTCAAGAATGTGTGATGACTTTACTTGTGTGTGATTACGGAGCTGACACAAACATTCGGGATAACAGTGGTAAAAAACCATATCACTACTTGCTCAAAGGTGCGTCCCCTGAACTAAGAAAGATGCTTGGTGAGCCATGGGTATTGCAGGAGTCAAATGCTGAAAGGAATGAAGATTATCATTTCCCTGAGGTTCAAAGGGGCTTTGACAGCTTAAGTCGGCTGCTTCATCCTTATGTGGGACATAAAAAGAAGCATAAACGACCACTGTTCAGTTCCATACGTGAATATCATTTATGGAAGGAGGATGAGAATGAGGAGAATACATTTAGGCCTAGACCCCTTTCAGACATGTTCCTTTGA
- the gdf9 gene encoding growth/differentiation factor 9, with translation METLVKIIIVLYFHGIILPRVFVGFPGTSSQDTADAPEDTVDSTVYGTILSPLLKALSEQATWGDFAPKLIPESKYVRYMKRLYRVASKQKRSQEGTSSQLYNTVRLITPRDECLQQSKEIFMQDLSYNLERVRVNEQLLKSVFLYSFEKDQTSSFTSVCYLDVQEQEHDHQQLCPSNHYSVKFPVRTERSRRKWVEVDVTAFLHPLIKSQKKGIHLLINLTCVTDGRPDSRNLGHRGPVELTIRSPSLLLYLNDTSELAYQRWPTAAESENPMAGLVAGAEKNHVQHGPDKRASRWRRNLPNSEMAQSSLAPSPVDHFLNYAFPTDDCGLYDFRVSFSQLKLDHWIIAPHKYNPRYCKGICPRAMGFIYGSPVHTMVQNIIYEKLDSSVPRPSCVPSEYNPLSVLTIEKDGSIAYKEYEDMIATKCTCR, from the exons ATGGAGACTCTagtgaaaataattattgtacTTTACTTCCATGGAATTATTTTACCTCGGGTTTTCGTTGGCTTTCCCGGTACATCCTCACAAGACACAGCCGACGCCCCGGAAGATACTGTCGACTCCACTGTTTACGGCACCATATTGTCCCCCCTGTTGAAAGCTTTATCGGAGCAGGCTACATGGGGAGATTTTGCCCCGAAACTAATCCCTGAATCCAAATACGTTCGTTACATGAAAAGACTCTACAGAGTGGCTTCAAAGCAGAAGAGGAGTCAGGAAGGTACTTCAAGTCAGCTGTACAACACCGTGAGATTGATCACTCCACGAGATGAATGCCTTCAACAAAGCAAAG AGATTTTTATGCAAGATCTTTCCTACAACCTTGAACGTGTACGAGTGAACGAACAGCTTTTGAAGTCTGTCTTCCTCTACTCCTTTGAGAAGGACCAGACCAGTTCATTCACCTCAGTCTGCTACCTGGACGTCCAAGAGCAGGAACATGATCATCAGCAGCTTTGCCCTAGTAATCACTACTCTGTGAAATTTCCAGTTCGCACAGAAAGGAGTCGCCGTAAATGGGTAGAGGTCGACGTTACTGCTTTTCTCCACCCCCTTATTAAGTCCCAAAAGAAAGGCATCCACCTGCTTATCAACCTGACCTGTGTGACAGATGGAAGACCTGACAGCAGGAACCTGGGTCACAGAGGTCCTGTGGAACTCACTATCAGatcaccctctctcctcttgtACCTCAATGACACCAGTGAGCTGGCTTATCAGAGGTGGCCCACTGCAGCTGAGTCAGAAAATCCGATGGCTGGTTTGGTGGCAGGAGCAGAGAAGAACCATGTGCAGCATGGGCCAGATAAAAGGGCTTCACGGTGGAGACGCAACTTACCAAATAGCGAAATGGCTCAGTCCAGCCTGGCACCCAGCCCTGTGGACCACTTCCTGAATTATGCATTCCCAACAGATGACTGTGGCTTGTATGACTTCAGAGTAAGCTTCAGCCAGCTCAAACTAGACCACTGGATCATAGCTCCGCACAAATATAACCCCCGCTACTGTAAAGGTATTTGTCCAAGGGCCATGGGATTCATCTATGGTTCCCCTGTACACACTATGGTGCAAAACATCATTTATGAGAAGCTGGACTCCTCAGTACCTAGGCCCTCATGTGTGCCTTCTGAATATAATCCCTTGAGTGTTTTAACCATTGAAAAGGATGGCTCCATTGCCTACAAGGAATATGAGGATATGATTGCCACAAAGTGTACATGTCGGTGA